The proteins below come from a single Oncorhynchus tshawytscha isolate Ot180627B linkage group LG22, Otsh_v2.0, whole genome shotgun sequence genomic window:
- the LOC112221682 gene encoding neurogenic differentiation factor 4-like encodes MMTKRFGKPGEGDVSELVSSLAWLDEDLSSQDGERGPEMGGRYGLGPGGRGSIELGSEDMEDQEEEDNYNDDDEETGMDGENEAPKRRGPKKKKMARGRQERFKARRTKANARERSRMHGLNDALDVLRKVMPCASKTQKLSKIETLRLARNYIWALSEVLESGQSPESHGFTEMLCKGLSQPTSNLVAGCLQLGASAPKMINKLDDKPFGGAPGVGSGVAGQPGGHHPLSGHYPSPGLPSPPYGSLEASHLLHMKSFEGGPYEQHPSPNECSSNGTPPYDGPLTPPLSISGNFALKQEPSPHEAERNYPSHPSHYLSSLPHYPPSSLAGLPGPQGHLFQASRYELPLDIQAFESFPPPHMVASQMGTIYSE; translated from the coding sequence ATGATGACCAAACGATTTGGTAAGCCtggagaaggagatgtgtctgAGCTGGTCAGTTCTCTGGCCTGGCTAGATGAGGACCTGAGCTcccaagatggagagagaggtccagagatGGGGGGCCGCTACGGCCTGGGCCCAGGAGGCCGTGGGAGCATTGAGCTGGGCAGCGAAGACATGGAGGATCAGGAGGAGGAAGACaattataatgatgatgatgaggagacTGGAATGGACGGAGAGAACGAGGCGCCCAAACGGAGGGGgcccaagaagaagaagatggccagaggcagacaggagaggttCAAGGCGAGACGCACCAAGGCCAATGCCCGCGAGCGGTCCCGCATGCACGGGTTGAACGACGCGTTAGATGTGTTACGTAAGGTCATGCCCTGCGCCTCCAAGACCCAGAAACTGTCCAAGATCGAGACCCTGCGGCTGGCCCGCAACTACATCTGGGCCCTGTCTGAGGTGCTGGAGAGCGGTCAGTCCCCAGAGAGCCACGGCTTCACAGAGATGTTGTGTAAAGGCCTGTCCCAGCCCACTAGCAACCTTGTGGCTGGGTGTCTCCAGCTGGGGGCTTCTGCCCCCAAAATGATCAACAAGCTGGATGACAAGCCCTTTGGAGGAGCTCCAGGAGTTGGTAGTGGTGTAGCAGGGCAACCTGGTGGCCATCACCCCCTGAGTGGTCACTACCCCTCTCCGGGCCTGCCTAGCCCCCCCTACGGGTCCCTGGAGGCCTCCCACCTCCTCCATATGAAGAGCTTTGAGGGAGGGCCCTACGAACAGCACCCTTCCCCTAATGAGTGTAGTAGCAATGGCACCCCCCCTTACGACGGGCCCCTCACGCCCCCCCTCAGCATCAGTGGCAACTTTGCCCTGAAGCAGGAACCTTCCCCCCACGAGGCTGAGAGGAACTACCCCTCCCACCCTTCCCATTACCTCTCGTCCCTACCCCactaccccccctcctccctggCCGGGCTGCCAGGGCCTCAGGGCCACCTCTTCCAGGCCTCGCGCTACGAACTGCCCCTAGACATCCAGGCCTTTGAATCCTTCCCTCCACCACACATGGTCGCCTCACAGATGGGCACCATCTACAGCGAGTGA